Genomic segment of Parabacteroides pacaensis:
TATTATGAATTTCCGGACGAACATGCTGTAAAACGTCATTATGGGGCCAGAAACGAACACTATAAAATTATTCATTTCTATGATGATATCGATGAATGGGAATTTTATGATCTACAGAATGACCCGAATGAGTTGCACAATTTAATAGATAATCCTTCTTATAAAGCTCAAGTCGATTCTTTAAAGCAGGAATTAGAACGGTTACAGGTAAAATATGACGATCTGGATAAAAATACGTATAAATAGTAAGGAACTGTCTTTTCTTATTGATATAGAATGAAAGAGAGGTAGGTGTTCGTTGAAAAACACTCCTTCTCTTTATTTTTCCTATTTGTTTTTTATTTATCTTTGGGCAATGCGATAAGCTTATAAATCAGTACCCATGGAAATAATATTACCCTGTAAGTTGAATTCGGTTGAACCCATAACCGTAAATGATGAAAATGTGTTGGTTGTAATAGGCGCTAACGGAACAGGCAAAAGTTCTTTCGGTCGGGATATTGCAGAACGTTATCCTGACTTTGTAGAACGTATTGCCGCGATGCGCGCTTTATTTATTAGTACCTCTTCCGTAAATTTCCGGGATATGATTTCCGAAAGGTTACTTTCCCCTTTAGTATCGGATTATGAAAGGTTGGTTCTCAGGTTAAGGGAAGAAGAATATGAAGCGGCCGTAAATTATAAAGAAGCATGTAAAGAAAACCCCTCTTTATTGCCTCCTGTCACCAAAATAGATAAAATCCAGGAAATATGGGAAAAGATGTTTCCTTATAACCGCTTGGTACGTAAATCGGGTTTTATAGAATTGGCAGCTACTTCTAAAAATGGCAGTTCTTACAATGCGTCCCGGATGAGCGACGGGGAGAAAATAGTCTTTTATCTGATCGGAGCCGTACTGAATGCGAAACCCAACGCCTTATTGGTAATAGAAGAACCGGAAATCCATCTCCATACATCTATCAAAGGATCTTTGTGGGACGAAATAGAAATGTGCCGCCCGGACTGTACCTTTATTTATCTGACGCACGATATCGAGTTTGCTTCCTCCCGCCGTCATAGTAAAAGAATTTGGATTCGTTCGTATGATGGTGATGAGAAGACGTGGGATTATGAAATTATGGAAGATAACGAGAGTTTTCCGGAAGAACTATACCTGGAAATTTTGGGAAGCCGTAAACCTGTGCTTTTTATTGAAGGAACAGACCAATCCAGTATCGATATCCGTCTTTACCCCCATATTTTCCCGGAGTATATGGTCAAGCCGATGGGTGGATGCCAGAAAGTAATCGAAACAACAAAAGCTTTCGGGCAATTGAAAGATTTCCATTTGCTGGAATCAAAAGGGATCGTGGATCGCGATCGGCGTACGGAAGGGGAAATAGAATATCTCCGGCAGCAAAATATCCTTGTTCCGGACGTAGCGGAAGTGGAAAATCTATTGATGCTTGAAGATGTTATTAAAACAGTGGCTAAGCGGTTAATGCGGAATAGTGACTCGGTATTCCGGCAAGTAAAAGAAAATGTTGTCAAGTTATTTGTAAAGGAAATGGAATCCCAAGTTATTTTACACGCCAAACATCAGGTAAGGAAAAAACTGGAGACTACGGTCGACCGGAAAATTGCAACGGTCGAACAGTTGGCCGAGCATGTAGAAATGATCCGCAATAATATCCATGTGCACGAAATATATAAGGAGATAAAGAATCGCTTTGCATCTTATGCCAGCCAAGGAGATTATCAAAGTATTCTCCGGGTGTATAATCAGAAAGGAATGTTGCCTCAAAGCAGGCTGTGTAATTTATTGGGAATAAACAATAAGGAAAGTTACTTAAAACTTATCCTCTCTATTTTAAAAGAGGACAAAAAAGATGCCCAAGCTATACGGATGGCTATTAAAAAATCCTTAGGTGCATGAAAAGATTAAAAAATAAGATGTACTATCGAATAAAAAGTCGTTATTTTGTGTTCAAATAAAAAGAAAAAGGGGTGTGATACCCAATCATAAGCTTATGCGTACACCAACACTTCAATACCTTTACCTGCAGAAGCCGGTAACCATGATAATATTTGTGTGTATTATTTCCGTGCTACCGTGGATCGGAGTAGGTGATTTTGCAACGAAAGGCGAGCCTCGGGAGGCTGCTGTAGCTGTCTCTATGTTGGAAACCGGAAATTGGATATTGCCACAAGTGTATGCGGATGAAATTGCTTATAAACCTCCTTTCGCCCATTGGTTAATGGCGGTTGCTTCCTATCCTGAAGGACATGTTACGGAATTTACCTCCCGTTTGCCGTCGGCCATTGCTTTTACTGTGATGATTGGCTTTATCTTGGTATTCTTTGGGAAACGTTTTAAATTTCAAGAAGCATTTATCGCTACTTTACTATTAATCACTTGTTTTGAAATACATAGGGCTGCCATGACTACCCGGGTCGATATGGTTTTAACGTCTCTCATTGTAATCGGGCTGATTCAATTATATCGTTGGGAAGAAAAGTTGGAATTAAAAGGCCTTCCTATTGCCATCCCTATTCTCTTGGGGTGTGCTGTATTAACGAAGGGGCCAGTAGGCGTTATTTTACCTTTGTTTGTGTTTGGAGTGTATTTATTGATGTTACGTAAATACAAGTTTTTAGTCATATTCAAGTCTCTTTTGTATGTATTTATTTCATCTCTGTTTTTGCCGGCTTTATGGTATGCCGCAGCATGGCGGCAAGGAGGAGATGAGTTCTTTAATTTAGTATGGGCAGAGAACTTTGGCCGTTTTTTCAGATTATCTACTCCGGAGATTTCTTATGAGTTAGGACATGAAAGAGGCTTCTTTTACAATTTTGTTACTATTTTGGCCGGGTTTATTCCTTGGACTTTATTCTTTGTTTTCTCTTTGTTCGGAATGAAAATTATGGTCCCTCATAAATCTGTAAAAGAGATTGCGAAAAATGTATGGCGGGGAATTTTGAATATGGAGAAACCTCAATTATTCGGGCTAGTGACGATTGTATGTATTTTGTTCTTTTATTCCATCCCGTCCAGTAAAAGAAGTGTTTACTTAATGCCTGCTTATCCGTTTATTGCGTTATTTTTAGCTAAATACGCTATCTATATTACCGAATATAGAATGAAAGTAACGCGGGTATTTGCTTCTTTTATGTCTGCCATTGCTATAGTTGTTTTATTGGTCATCTTGCTTACAACCGCCGGATTAATCCATCCGGTACATATTGTGGAAAATTATACGCAAAATACCGCTTTATTGGCACAAGTAGATATATTAGCTAATTCCTGGACGCATCTATCTTCTTTATCCGGGTTTGTTCTTTTCATTGTTTTTGTTGCCCTCGCTACGGTTTATTATCAGATGCGAAAAAAAATAAATATAAAAATATTGTATGCTACCATTGGATTGGTGTTCTCTTTAAATTTACTGATCGATGGAGTAATTATGAAAAGTTTACGTGAAGGAACTTCTTGCAAAGGATTTGCAGAGCAAATAAAAAGAGAGTATTCTCTGAATAAGGGAAATGTGTATGTAGTGAATAATTTGCGAGTTTATCCTAACTTTTACGGATTGAACTTCTATTTGGGTAATATCTTTCAAAACTTTGATGTGACCACACCGGAAGAAGGTTATTTTATTACAACCGATAAGTTTATAACCCGGATAGAAAATGAATATAGTGAATATCGATTTACTCCTGTCGCTTCTACTAATACAGCTTTAAATGAAACAGATCAGAAGATCGTTTTGCTGAAATTCGTTAGAAAATAATTTTAGTTTGTACTAACTTTTCAATTAATATAAAGATCAGGTATGATGAGTAAGGTAAAAGCCGTTCTCTTTGATTTTGACGGTACTATAGCAGATACAGAACCTGCTTACGATGTATTTTGGAATAATAAAGCAGAAGAATATCACTTGGGGATAGATAATTTTGCAGCACAGATAAAAGGCACTACTATGCCTAATATTATGAAAAAATATTTTTCACAGTATCCGGAAGATATACACCAAAAAATTATAAATGAGGCATTAGCTTATGAGGAAAAGATGGATTTTCCTCTTATTCCAGGGTCGCTGGACTTCATCCGGGCATTAAAAAAAGCTGGTTTCCGGGTTGCTTTGGTTACTAGTTCGGAAACTAAGAAAATGAACCGGGCTTTTGATATTCTTTCTTTAAAAGGTGTTTTTGATGTAGTGATTACTGCAGACCGGATTACTAAAGGGAAACCGGATCCGATGTGTTATCAATTGGCTGCATCCGATTTGCATCTTACTCCTGACGAATGTATTGTTTTTGAAGATGCTTTTGCCGGCATACAAGCAGCTACTAGTGCCGGAATGAAAGTAATTGGAGTAAGCTCTACAAATTCTGCCGAAGCATTGAAAGATAAAGTATATGCTGTAATTCCCGATTTCAGGGATCTGACGGTAGAGAAGTTTAAAGAGTGGTGTTAATATTAAACTCCGGCTTTACCTATAAGGTATTTTGTAGTACCTGAATAGGTAGAGCCGGAATCTTTGCTTATCAGAAGTTGTAGCCGATACGGAAACCTAGCATCGGACGATCGAAATCTTTAACTCCAAGATACTTGAATTCAGCCCCGATAGTAAGATTGTCTGTAGCATAAAATTCTGCACCTAACCCGATATTTGCACCGAAACGAGTGAAATTCGCGCTATCATGATCGCCGCTAATTTTCCAGAAAGACAAATCCAGACCGGCTAACGGATAAAAACCGAACCAATCATTCAAACTGAATACATAATTTGCATTTAAGTCGATAGCCCAACTACTCAACCCCTCATTTTTTACATGATAAGTAAGTCCCGGGTTAATCCGGAAATTATCGAAAATGCAATAACGATAATCAATACCTAAGGTAGCATTATCTACATGGTCGAATCCTCCTCCGATAGTAAAACCGACTGAAGATTCTCCCCCCTTTGTTTGAGCCGATGCTCCCAAGCTTACAATAGCCAACAGTACCAAAAATACTAACTTTTTCATACTCTCAAATTTTAGTTCAACATGTATTATTATGAAAATTATTTCTCTCTTAGCCGTTCTCCGGCACTTTCTACGATACTTCGGTAATATTCTTCCGAATATCCGGGAAATTCGGGTGACGCGGAAAGCCCGTATCCGTTATCTAAAAATTTGCCGTCTTTTTCTCGTTTCATATTTCCATCTATATATTTAACTAATAAATATTCGCCTAATTTTTTCCAGCGGGCTGTAGATTTTTCCGCTTCATTGCAACTATACCATGTAAGGAAATTAACAGCTTCTTCCGGATTCTTCGTATACATTTTCAAGGCTGCTTTATCAATGGCAGGTTGCATTTTATTAAAACCTTCTTCCAATTCTTTCTGGACAGGGCGGATATCTTGTATCATATAACTATATTTATGATAAGCCATATTAGCTACCCAGTTATGAATCCAGAATGCAGAAGTCCAGGAAAATTCCGTCATACTGCCATTACCAGGACGGTAGCATTCCGGTACTCCCGTGATGGAACAATACATAGGAACGAACACTGCGGTATTTGCATCATCCACTCCGAACCATAATACTCCACCAATCGCATCAGGCAACCAATTACGCATTTGCGGAACGATTACAAAGCCTGTTTGTTGAGTAGCAATTGCCCGTTCATTTATATATTTTTTTCCATCTACTTCAAAGTCCATAGGACGCCAGCGATAAGGTACTTTATAAGATCCTGCACCTGCATCTTCCGTCATACTGAATTCCGTCCCTTCGAAATGGTCACGCATACAATCTTTAATGTCTTGTGCGGAAAGTTTGCGGTCCGGTTTGATATATAAAGGCATCGGTTTCTTGGTTTCTCCTTTAATATAAGAAATATAGGATTCCATCTCTTTATTATATTTCCTGAAAAAAGACCATACCCGTGCTTCGCATGCCCGTAAAGCTCCAAAGTCTGCAGGACAATAGGCATTAGCAAAACTGAAATCTTTATCTTTCCCTTTAAAATATCCTTTTTCCCGGGCAAACTCTACTACATCAGGCGAATACAAACAATTTTCCTTATCTTCGAAAGGAACCTGATGAATACGGGACTGATTTGCATGACCGGCAATACAATCATCCGGAATGCGGATGGCTACCCATACTGCACCTTTCCTGCCTGGGCCTTTTCCTATCATCTCCATGATCCAGGCCTCATTTTTATCGGCAATGGAAAAAGATTCCCCTTCACTATAATACCCATATTCTTTTACCAAATCAGTCATTACCTGAATTGCTTCACGGGCTGATTTAGAACGTTGTAATCCTATATAAATCAGGCTTCCGTAATCCATAATTCCGGTAGTATCCACTAATTCGTGGCGACCTCCGAATGTGCTTTCCGTAATGGCAACTTGATGTTCATTCATATTTCCGATTACAGAATAAGTATGAGGCACTTGAGGAATTTTACCCAGCGGTTTATTGGTATCCCACTCCCTGATATCCAACATAGAGCCTACCGGCCAATCTTTTGCCGGCCAGTGATATAATTCTCCATATAAAGTATGTGAATCCGCTGCATAAGAAATTATGACAGACCCGTCTACAGATGCTCCTTTGCCTACTAACAAACCTGTACATGCTTTTGCCTCGATACCTGCTAAAAGGATGACACTTAATCCTCCTAGTAACCAATTCTTTTTCATGCGTGCAATCTCGTGTTTAAGTAAAAAATAACGTGTTATCTTTTTATTGCCTGTTAATTATTTATTTCCAAGTCTAACCATTGATTCTTGTTTCATGAGACTGGATCTGTTAAACCGCAAAATTAAAATATTTTCTCGCACTAGACAGGTTAAAGTTGTTTTTTATACTTAACGGATGTTATATAAATTATTTTGCCTTTCCTCGATTTCAGGGGCAAACTAAAAGAAATAGATGATTACTCCTAAAATACGATGATTCGTTATAGCGTGTGTGTCGCTTATTTTCCCTGATGTTTTATCCATTGTACCATAATAAGCCGTAGAACACGAATACTCAAGTCCTGCTTTCCAGTGCAGTAAATTGTATGTTAATTCTGCGTTTGCGGTGATAAGTTGTGCCACATCTACCCCTACTCCATAAGTGGGCCCAACAATTTCTCGCGTAGTACCCAAGTTTTTCATATAACCTAGGAAAATACCCGGTTTCCATTTTTTTCCATATACAATGTTTAACCAACTGTCAGAATTTCGAAAAGGAGTATATTCCTGTTCCCCTGTTTGAGGTACGATAGAAGAAACTCCATATCCTCCCAACATAGAGCATTGAGTTAAATTAGAGGCTAGTAATGTTTTACCGGCTATTAACCAATCATTCCCCGTATATTTAAAATGTACCTCCGGTGAAAAGGTAGTAATGCGTTCACTTACTTTATAAATTTTATTTTCTATCGTATTTTGGATACGAGGTTTAAGGGAAAGAATTTCTATACCGGCACCAACAAGCCATTTCGAAGTCTTATAATCTATACCGGCATATATTTCCGGTATGCAACTGTTTTTAATGTATTCTTCGCTTTTGCCGTTCGGTCCCGCAGAAAGATACTGTAATTGCCAAATGGCGGCAACACTGGTTTCCCAACCTTTATTTTTATAACGGTAGCGGAGAAGTGGACTGCGATTAAACGGTTGGAAAGGTGCACCGGTGTTTAGATTCAGGATTTGTGGTGAAACATTCCCGAATAGAGGATGCCAGGTTTGCCCGATGGTAACGTCGGATTTTCCCCAATCTAAATTTATATATGCCTGACGGATACGGATTAGCCCGTAGGTACTGCCGGAACCCCGGAAGTCGACCTCAATTTTGAGTGTAGTTTCTGCATTTCCCAATTTGGGGCCAGTAATATCTAATCCTAAACGTGTATAAAGTACATAAAAGCTTCCGTTAGGCGTGCTATTTAAATCTTTTCCATTCGGATCATATACATGGTCTTTAGGATAAAGATGAAATAATCCGTCTACAGTTTCTGTATTTGCCCGGGAATTATAAAATAAATCGCCTCGGACTTGCCCATAGAATTTATAGGTGAAATTTTTCTTTTGGGCATAACTGGTCGCTAGGATGAAGAGGCCGATGAATAAAAATAAATAGCGTTGCATTCTTGTTTAAAACTTTTATATCAAAAGTAGTACATTACTAAACCTAGTATCCGGTGATTGGTTATCGAATGTGTGTCTTCTACTTTTCCGGTTATTAAATTATTGGTACCGTACCAAGCAGTAGCCGGTGAATATTCCAGCCCGATTTGCCAATGCGGTAAATTATAAGATAAGTTGATATTCACAGAAAGTAATTGGTCTATATTTAAACCCATTCCATATACCGGTTCCGCCGAAATTAATTCTTTAGAGGTACCTAGGTTTTTAGTATATCCTATAAAAATGCCGGGCTTCCATTTATTGCCATACGTAAAATTTATCCAGGAAGTCGAATGCCGGAAGGCTGTATATTCTTGTTCTCCGGTTTCCTTATTGATGGAACTGATGCCGTACCCACCAATTAGAGCCGTATGGTCTAAACAAGAAGCCATTAAACTTTTAGCAGCGAAAGTATAATTCCTGCCCGTATATTTTACGTGAGCTTCGTAAGAAAAAGTAGTCATCCGTTCATTTACTTTGTATTTCTGTATTTCACTGCTGGGATCGGAAGGATTTTTCCACTCGGAAACAGTGCGGGGCTTTAAAGAGATTAAATGTATGCCTGCTCCTACAAGCCAACCATTATTAGAAGTATAATCTGCTCCGGCATAAAGTTCCGGTATACAACTATTTTTAATATAATCTTCACTCATACCTTTAGGCCCACTGGATAAATATTGTAGTTGCCATAAAGCAGAAGCTGTAAGTTTTATTTTGCTTGTGCTATATTGGTAACGTATTTGCGGACTTCGGTTGAAGGGTTGGAAAGGGGCACCCGTCGAGAGATTTAACATATCAGGAAAGACAGAGCCGAAAAGAGGATGCCAGGTGTGACCTATTAAAAGATTATTTTTCTCCCAATCTAAAGCTACATAGGCTTGACGTATTCGTAACATGGTTGTACTACTTGAAAATCCCCCGAAATCAGTTTCTACTTTGGCTGAAGTTCGAGCTTTTCCGATATTAGGGCCTTGAACGTCTAAACCAAGCCGGGTAGTAAATGTATAAAAGCTTCCGTTAGGAGTAGCATTTAAATCTTTTCCTTGTGCATCCGGACTTTTATCCAAAGGATATAAGTAAAAGTTTCCGTCTACCGGAGCCATGTTAGCCCGTGTATTATAAAATAAATCGCCACGGACGAAACCGTAGAATTTATAATTAAAATTTTTCTTTTGTGCCGTAACCGGAAGCAAAAACAAGATACTTGCCAACAGAAAGAAAATCCGTCTCATTTTTGTAGATTATTATGTTTTTCCATTTTTTATTAGGGTGCAAAGGTATACATTTTTGTTTATTCCATTTGAATAACGAAATATTATTTGTTCCTTTGCTTTCAAGTTGTAGGTTTTTTGTCCTAATCTAAGAAATAAAGTAAATTATAATAGAAAACTATGAGCACTAAAAAATTTTTATTGCAAGAGAAAGATATACCAACTGCATGGTATAACATTGTGGCCGATATGAAAAACAAACCTCTTCCCCCTTTGAATCCAGCCACAAAACAGCCTTTAAAAGAAGAAGATTTATATCCTCTGTTTGCTAAAGCATTAGCTCACCAAGAAATGAACCAAACGGATGCGTGGATTGAAATACCAGAGGAAATTCGTGAAATGTATAAAAATTGGCGGCCTACTCCGTTAGTACGGGCCTATGGTTTGGAGAAGGCTTTAGATACACCGGCGCATATATACTTTAAGAATGAAAGTGTCAGTCCCGTGGGTTCTCATAAATTAAATTCAGCTATCGCCCAAGCCTATTTTTGTAAAAAAGAAGGTGTCACTAATATTACTACGGAAACAGGTGCAGGTCAATGGGGGGCAGCTCTTTCTTATGCAGCGAAAGCTTTTGGCTTGGAATTAGCTGTCTATATGGTAAAAGTAAGTTATCATCAAAAACCTTACCGGCGTTCTATTATGCAGACATTTGGTGCTCAGGTGGTAGCTTCTCCTAGCATGAGTACCAGAGCCGGGCGGAAAATATTGACAGATCATCCTAATTACCAGGGTAGCCTAGGTACGGCTATTTCAGAAGCGGTAGAGTTAGCAATGCAAACACCTAATTGTAAGTATACATTGGGAAGCGTGTTGAACCACGTAATGTTGCATCAAACCGTTATTGGGTTGGAAGCTGAAAAACAAATGGAGATGGCTGGAGAATATCCTGATGTTGTAATCGCATGTTTTGGAGGCGGTTCTAATTTCTCTGGGATTTCTTTCCCATTTTTGCGTCATAAATTAGTAGACGGAAAAGAAATCCGTGTCATAGCTGCCGAACCTGCTTCTTGTCCGAAACTTACCCGTGGACAATTCCAATACGATTTTGGAGATGAAGCCGGTTACACCCCTTTAATCCCGATGTTTACTTTGGGTCATAACTTTGCTCCCGCTAATATCCATGCAGGCGGTTTGCGTTACCATGGCGCAGGTTCCATTGTAAGCCAATTGAAAAAAGACGGTTTAATGGAAGCTGTGGATATTCAACAATTAGAAACTTTTCAGGCTGCTACTCTGTTTGCACAAGCAGAAGGTATTATTCCTGCTCCGGAATCTTCACATGCTATTGCTGCTACGATCCGCGAAGCATTGAAAGCAAAGGAAGAAGGTTGCTCGAAAACTATTTTGTTCAATTTGTCAGGACACGGCTTAATTGATATGGCTGCCTATGATCAGTATTTGGCCGGTGATTTAGGTAATTACGAAGTGACGGATGCAGAGGTTGCCCAAAATTTAAGTGAGATTGAAAAGATAATTTGAGATTACTAAAAATAAGAATGTAAAATAGAAGAAAGTAAATTGGGGTAATTTATTCATTTATAGAAAAAACATCTTTTGTAGTCTTCAACTGTCCTATGCTGTTTTTACAGAATATAACGGATTAAAATAGACGTTTCGTTTTTATCCGTTATCCAGCGCTAACAAGGAAAAAGATAGCAAAATGAATACCTATAAGGCTGTACAGATACTATTTATTACTACGTAAAGACATTCCCCAGGGCGAAATGGACTTAATTTTATCGAAGCGTTAGACTTCTATTTTC
This window contains:
- a CDS encoding ArnT family glycosyltransferase, whose amino-acid sequence is MRTPTLQYLYLQKPVTMIIFVCIISVLPWIGVGDFATKGEPREAAVAVSMLETGNWILPQVYADEIAYKPPFAHWLMAVASYPEGHVTEFTSRLPSAIAFTVMIGFILVFFGKRFKFQEAFIATLLLITCFEIHRAAMTTRVDMVLTSLIVIGLIQLYRWEEKLELKGLPIAIPILLGCAVLTKGPVGVILPLFVFGVYLLMLRKYKFLVIFKSLLYVFISSLFLPALWYAAAWRQGGDEFFNLVWAENFGRFFRLSTPEISYELGHERGFFYNFVTILAGFIPWTLFFVFSLFGMKIMVPHKSVKEIAKNVWRGILNMEKPQLFGLVTIVCILFFYSIPSSKRSVYLMPAYPFIALFLAKYAIYITEYRMKVTRVFASFMSAIAIVVLLVILLTTAGLIHPVHIVENYTQNTALLAQVDILANSWTHLSSLSGFVLFIVFVALATVYYQMRKKINIKILYATIGLVFSLNLLIDGVIMKSLREGTSCKGFAEQIKREYSLNKGNVYVVNNLRVYPNFYGLNFYLGNIFQNFDVTTPEEGYFITTDKFITRIENEYSEYRFTPVASTNTALNETDQKIVLLKFVRK
- a CDS encoding HAD family hydrolase; translated protein: MSKVKAVLFDFDGTIADTEPAYDVFWNNKAEEYHLGIDNFAAQIKGTTMPNIMKKYFSQYPEDIHQKIINEALAYEEKMDFPLIPGSLDFIRALKKAGFRVALVTSSETKKMNRAFDILSLKGVFDVVITADRITKGKPDPMCYQLAASDLHLTPDECIVFEDAFAGIQAATSAGMKVIGVSSTNSAEALKDKVYAVIPDFRDLTVEKFKEWC
- a CDS encoding TrpB-like pyridoxal phosphate-dependent enzyme produces the protein MSTKKFLLQEKDIPTAWYNIVADMKNKPLPPLNPATKQPLKEEDLYPLFAKALAHQEMNQTDAWIEIPEEIREMYKNWRPTPLVRAYGLEKALDTPAHIYFKNESVSPVGSHKLNSAIAQAYFCKKEGVTNITTETGAGQWGAALSYAAKAFGLELAVYMVKVSYHQKPYRRSIMQTFGAQVVASPSMSTRAGRKILTDHPNYQGSLGTAISEAVELAMQTPNCKYTLGSVLNHVMLHQTVIGLEAEKQMEMAGEYPDVVIACFGGGSNFSGISFPFLRHKLVDGKEIRVIAAEPASCPKLTRGQFQYDFGDEAGYTPLIPMFTLGHNFAPANIHAGGLRYHGAGSIVSQLKKDGLMEAVDIQQLETFQAATLFAQAEGIIPAPESSHAIAATIREALKAKEEGCSKTILFNLSGHGLIDMAAYDQYLAGDLGNYEVTDAEVAQNLSEIEKII
- a CDS encoding dipeptidase, yielding MKKNWLLGGLSVILLAGIEAKACTGLLVGKGASVDGSVIISYAADSHTLYGELYHWPAKDWPVGSMLDIREWDTNKPLGKIPQVPHTYSVIGNMNEHQVAITESTFGGRHELVDTTGIMDYGSLIYIGLQRSKSAREAIQVMTDLVKEYGYYSEGESFSIADKNEAWIMEMIGKGPGRKGAVWVAIRIPDDCIAGHANQSRIHQVPFEDKENCLYSPDVVEFAREKGYFKGKDKDFSFANAYCPADFGALRACEARVWSFFRKYNKEMESYISYIKGETKKPMPLYIKPDRKLSAQDIKDCMRDHFEGTEFSMTEDAGAGSYKVPYRWRPMDFEVDGKKYINERAIATQQTGFVIVPQMRNWLPDAIGGVLWFGVDDANTAVFVPMYCSITGVPECYRPGNGSMTEFSWTSAFWIHNWVANMAYHKYSYMIQDIRPVQKELEEGFNKMQPAIDKAALKMYTKNPEEAVNFLTWYSCNEAEKSTARWKKLGEYLLVKYIDGNMKREKDGKFLDNGYGLSASPEFPGYSEEYYRSIVESAGERLREK
- a CDS encoding DcaP family trimeric outer membrane transporter, which encodes MRRIFFLLASILFLLPVTAQKKNFNYKFYGFVRGDLFYNTRANMAPVDGNFYLYPLDKSPDAQGKDLNATPNGSFYTFTTRLGLDVQGPNIGKARTSAKVETDFGGFSSSTTMLRIRQAYVALDWEKNNLLIGHTWHPLFGSVFPDMLNLSTGAPFQPFNRSPQIRYQYSTSKIKLTASALWQLQYLSSGPKGMSEDYIKNSCIPELYAGADYTSNNGWLVGAGIHLISLKPRTVSEWKNPSDPSSEIQKYKVNERMTTFSYEAHVKYTGRNYTFAAKSLMASCLDHTALIGGYGISSINKETGEQEYTAFRHSTSWINFTYGNKWKPGIFIGYTKNLGTSKELISAEPVYGMGLNIDQLLSVNINLSYNLPHWQIGLEYSPATAWYGTNNLITGKVEDTHSITNHRILGLVMYYF
- a CDS encoding DUF4435 domain-containing protein, which translates into the protein MEIILPCKLNSVEPITVNDENVLVVIGANGTGKSSFGRDIAERYPDFVERIAAMRALFISTSSVNFRDMISERLLSPLVSDYERLVLRLREEEYEAAVNYKEACKENPSLLPPVTKIDKIQEIWEKMFPYNRLVRKSGFIELAATSKNGSSYNASRMSDGEKIVFYLIGAVLNAKPNALLVIEEPEIHLHTSIKGSLWDEIEMCRPDCTFIYLTHDIEFASSRRHSKRIWIRSYDGDEKTWDYEIMEDNESFPEELYLEILGSRKPVLFIEGTDQSSIDIRLYPHIFPEYMVKPMGGCQKVIETTKAFGQLKDFHLLESKGIVDRDRRTEGEIEYLRQQNILVPDVAEVENLLMLEDVIKTVAKRLMRNSDSVFRQVKENVVKLFVKEMESQVILHAKHQVRKKLETTVDRKIATVEQLAEHVEMIRNNIHVHEIYKEIKNRFASYASQGDYQSILRVYNQKGMLPQSRLCNLLGINNKESYLKLILSILKEDKKDAQAIRMAIKKSLGA
- a CDS encoding porin family protein, whose product is MKKLVFLVLLAIVSLGASAQTKGGESSVGFTIGGGFDHVDNATLGIDYRYCIFDNFRINPGLTYHVKNEGLSSWAIDLNANYVFSLNDWFGFYPLAGLDLSFWKISGDHDSANFTRFGANIGLGAEFYATDNLTIGAEFKYLGVKDFDRPMLGFRIGYNF